One stretch of Juglans microcarpa x Juglans regia isolate MS1-56 chromosome 3D, Jm3101_v1.0, whole genome shotgun sequence DNA includes these proteins:
- the LOC121255893 gene encoding aminoacylase-1-like, producing the protein MPNSCHSLLQLVLTNLVLFLFVAAQQPQDAPIARFQRYLRINTAHPRPDYSSAISFLESQALSITLQVKTLEFSPGKPVLLLTWPGSNPSLPSLLFNSHLDSVPAESSKWTHPPFSAVRSPDGKIFARGAQDDKCIGVQYLEAIRNLKEKNFAPVRTVHVSYVPDEEIGGVDGIFKFVASEEFRKLNVGFAMDEGQASPGDDFRVFYADRSPWNLIIKAKGMPGHGSRMYDNSAMENLMKSVEIISRFRESQFDVVKAGEAPNSEVISVNPVYVKAGIPSPSGFVMNMQPSEAEAGFNIRLPPTADPELVRRRIAEEWAPARRNMTYQIIELGPLRDYMGRPLMTPTNDSNPWWPIFKQAITAVGGKLAKPEILASTTDARYIRQLGIPVLGFSPMKNTPILLHEHNEFLEDTVYLKGIEVYESIIRSLSSFEESSSY; encoded by the exons ATGCCGAACTCCTGTCACTCCCTTCTCCAACTCGTACTCACAAACCTCGTACTCTTCCTTTTCGTTGCAGCCCAACAACCTCAAGACGCGCCCATCGCTCGCTTCCAGCGCTACCTCCGCATCAACACCGCCCACCCTCGCCCCGACTACTCCTCCGCCATTTCCTTTCTCGAATCCCAAGCCCTCTCCATCACTCTTCAAGTCAAGACCCTTGAATTCTCCCCCGGAAAGCCCGTCCTCCTCTTGACCTGGCCCGGCTCCaatccctccctcccttccctCCTCTTTAACTCCCACCTCGACTCCGTCCCCGCCGAGTCCTCCAAGTGGACCCACCCGCCATTCTCCGCCGTCCGATCCCCCGATGGCAAGATATTCGCCCGCGGCGCCCAGGACGATAAATGCATCGGCGTCCAGTACCTCGAGGCTATCCGGAACCTTAAAGAAAAGAACTTCGCGCCGGTCCGCACCGTCCACGTGTCCTACGTCCCCGATGAGGAGATTGGCGGGGTCGACGGGATCTTTAAGTTCGTTGCATCAGAGGAGTTCAGGAAATTGAACGTGGGGTTCGCGATGGACGAGGGTCAGGCCTCCCCAGGCGACGATTTCAGGGTTTTCTACGCGGACAGGTCGCCGTGGAACTTGATAATCAAGGCTAAGGGGATGCCCGGGCACGGTTCCAGAATGTACGATAATAGTGCAATGGAGAACTTGATGAAGAGCGTTGAGATTATCTCTAGGTTTAGGGAGAGTCAGTTCGATGTGGTTAAGGCCGGGGAAGCCCCCAATTCGGAAGTTATTTCGGTTAATCCTGTTTATGTGAAAGCTGGGATTCCTTCCCCCAGT GGATTCGTGATGAACATGCAGCCTTCGGAGGCGGAAGCGGGGTTCAATATCAGATTGCCGCCTACTGCGGACCCGGAGCTTGTGAGGAGAAGAATTGCTGAAGAATGGGCACCGGCTAGGCGGAATATGACTTACCAG ATAATTGAGCTGGGACCCCTAAGAGACTACATGGGGCGCCCTTTGATGACACCAACCAATGATTCCAATCCATGGTGGCCTATTTTCAAGCAAGCTATCACTGCAGTAGGAGGAAAACTTGCAAAGCCTGAAATCTTGGCCTCAACTACTGATGCACGATACATAAGACAGTTGGGAATTcctgtacttggtttctcccctatgaaaaatactccCATCTTACTGCATGAACACAATGAG TTCCTGGAAGACACTGTATATTTGAAAGGAATAGAGGTATATGAATCGATAATCAGATCTTTGAGTTCCTTTGAAGAATCATCATCTTATTAG